In the genome of Blastopirellula marina, one region contains:
- a CDS encoding TAT-variant-translocated molybdopterin oxidoreductase: MTQQNQKPKYWRSLEQLNNSPEFEQFLKREFPEAAEEAPTGVSRRRWMQLMGASLALTTGAAGCRYPEEEVVGFRYPEEQIAPFSRRPEGRIPGATEKFATTLIAAGKVCPVVATSYDGRPIKIDGNQEHPLVSGADTFAQASILQLYDPDRSQTPVKYDEGMAKTWEEFTSWWNDQAKSLEGAGSAKLAILHQTNASPSVLEQMNQLAKRFPEAKWYQYDSISSDGTLATEVAFGKALRPQLRVEQADIIVDLGADLLGTHITHGYNSLEFGKRRTPETGDMNRLYVVESRFSVTGIAADHRLAVAASQMNSFVADLEQAIDAALENGETKEAPEDKVEKLLAAMVNDLVSHKGKSMIVGGTYLDDDTLVRIWRINNKLENLGKTIEFIDVPELSRENIGTIEELTTALSGGSVSTLLVLGGNPIYDAPADLDFVGALDAAKAKSVYFGDYQNETSKRCTWHLPASHGLEQWGDAIAYDGSYCITQPLISPIFDSKDPIQFLSLLAGSPVTETLEAVRQTISGSYASNTTEAAWTKAVHDGFIAGSASSPVEATFAESLNLGDVDFTAWKAGLGEGLELMFHAGAATYDGTYANNGWLQELPDPLTKVTWDNVVTVSRKTAEDNNLKQGELLAITANDTTVELPVYIQLNQSHGTLAVGLGYGRTQAGMVGGKVDDGIPTVGVDVGPLRTKDTMHLTTGVTIQGTGKMFPLATTQDHFSIDTLGMEEIGRRVGQLVREGTLEQYEEHPNFAEHVVHHPPLESLWELPSYDNHAWGMSIDLSKCTGCNACTIACQSENNIPIVGKEAVSVGREMHWIRVDRYFSFGDGVDPETTPEEDVHSVTQPVTCMQCETAPCESVCPVAATVHSNEGLNDMVYNRCIGTRYCGNNCPYKVRRFNYLDWRAEDYRFETANRELAKLIFNPEVTVRNRGVMEKCTYCVQRIQNTKIEARAERRPIGANEIKTACQEACSSQAIEFGDLNNEESSVAKAHANPRAYAMLVELNTKPRTRYLAKIRNPHPWLAPEIPQGHGGHGGEEHGHEHGEDEHAHPTSEHAEGEKAEEHPMEKAEEKH; encoded by the coding sequence ATGACACAACAGAATCAAAAACCGAAATATTGGCGTAGTCTGGAACAGCTCAACAACTCTCCTGAGTTCGAGCAGTTCCTCAAACGCGAATTTCCGGAAGCTGCCGAAGAAGCTCCGACCGGAGTCTCTCGTCGTCGCTGGATGCAGTTGATGGGAGCCTCTCTGGCGTTGACAACCGGTGCTGCCGGTTGCCGATACCCAGAAGAAGAAGTGGTTGGCTTCCGTTATCCGGAAGAGCAGATCGCCCCCTTCTCACGTCGTCCGGAAGGCCGCATTCCCGGTGCGACCGAGAAGTTTGCCACCACGCTGATCGCCGCCGGTAAAGTCTGCCCTGTAGTCGCTACCAGCTATGATGGCCGCCCGATTAAGATCGACGGTAACCAGGAACATCCATTGGTTTCCGGTGCGGACACCTTCGCCCAGGCATCCATCCTCCAGCTTTACGACCCAGATCGCAGCCAAACCCCCGTCAAATACGACGAAGGCATGGCGAAGACTTGGGAAGAATTCACCAGCTGGTGGAACGATCAGGCCAAGTCTCTTGAAGGTGCTGGCTCGGCCAAGCTTGCTATCCTGCATCAAACCAATGCATCGCCAAGTGTCCTCGAGCAAATGAATCAGCTGGCCAAACGCTTCCCAGAAGCGAAGTGGTACCAGTACGATTCCATTTCCAGCGACGGCACGCTCGCTACGGAAGTTGCTTTCGGCAAGGCCCTACGTCCTCAACTCCGCGTTGAGCAGGCCGACATCATTGTCGACCTCGGTGCCGACCTGTTGGGAACGCACATTACACACGGCTACAACAGCCTCGAGTTCGGCAAGCGGCGCACGCCAGAAACTGGCGACATGAATCGCTTGTACGTCGTCGAGAGCCGCTTTTCGGTCACCGGCATTGCAGCCGACCATCGCTTGGCCGTAGCCGCTTCACAGATGAACAGCTTCGTTGCTGATCTGGAACAGGCGATCGACGCTGCCCTCGAAAACGGCGAGACGAAAGAAGCTCCAGAAGATAAGGTTGAAAAGCTGTTGGCCGCCATGGTCAATGACCTTGTCAGCCATAAAGGCAAGAGCATGATCGTCGGGGGGACCTACCTCGACGACGATACTCTGGTTCGCATCTGGCGAATTAATAACAAGCTCGAAAATCTCGGTAAGACAATCGAGTTCATTGATGTTCCTGAGCTAAGCCGCGAAAACATTGGCACCATCGAAGAGTTAACCACGGCTCTTTCCGGTGGAAGTGTCAGCACGCTTCTCGTTCTCGGTGGCAACCCAATTTACGATGCTCCGGCCGACCTCGACTTCGTTGGTGCTTTGGATGCCGCGAAGGCCAAGTCGGTCTACTTCGGCGACTACCAGAACGAAACTTCCAAGCGTTGCACCTGGCATCTGCCCGCTTCACACGGTCTGGAACAATGGGGCGATGCGATCGCCTACGATGGTAGCTACTGCATCACACAGCCGCTGATCTCACCAATCTTTGACTCCAAGGATCCGATTCAGTTTCTGAGCTTGCTGGCTGGTTCGCCAGTCACCGAAACACTCGAAGCGGTTCGACAGACAATCTCTGGCTCGTACGCCAGTAACACCACCGAAGCTGCATGGACGAAAGCCGTCCATGATGGTTTCATCGCTGGTTCCGCTAGCTCTCCGGTGGAAGCAACCTTCGCCGAATCGCTGAACCTGGGTGATGTGGACTTTACCGCTTGGAAAGCGGGTCTGGGAGAAGGCCTGGAACTGATGTTCCACGCTGGTGCCGCTACTTACGATGGTACGTACGCTAACAACGGCTGGCTGCAAGAATTGCCTGACCCACTGACCAAAGTCACTTGGGACAACGTGGTCACCGTCAGTCGCAAGACCGCCGAAGACAACAACCTGAAACAAGGTGAGTTGCTTGCAATTACCGCCAATGACACCACCGTTGAATTGCCGGTTTATATTCAGCTAAATCAGTCGCACGGTACACTGGCCGTCGGATTGGGTTACGGACGAACGCAAGCCGGTATGGTCGGCGGCAAGGTTGACGATGGCATTCCGACTGTGGGTGTCGATGTCGGTCCTCTACGTACCAAGGACACGATGCATCTGACCACTGGTGTTACAATCCAAGGCACCGGAAAGATGTTCCCCTTGGCAACCACGCAAGACCACTTCTCGATCGACACGCTCGGGATGGAAGAAATTGGTCGTCGCGTTGGCCAACTGGTCCGCGAAGGTACGCTCGAACAATATGAAGAGCATCCGAATTTCGCGGAACATGTGGTTCACCATCCACCGCTGGAATCACTGTGGGAACTCCCCTCGTACGACAACCACGCCTGGGGTATGTCGATCGACTTGTCGAAGTGCACCGGCTGTAACGCCTGCACCATCGCTTGCCAGTCTGAGAACAACATTCCGATCGTCGGTAAGGAAGCAGTCTCGGTTGGCCGCGAAATGCACTGGATTCGTGTCGACCGCTACTTCAGCTTCGGCGATGGAGTTGACCCCGAAACGACTCCAGAAGAAGACGTTCACTCGGTGACTCAGCCAGTGACCTGTATGCAGTGCGAAACCGCACCATGCGAAAGCGTCTGTCCGGTTGCCGCGACCGTTCACAGTAATGAAGGCCTAAACGACATGGTCTACAACCGCTGTATCGGTACTCGTTACTGCGGTAACAATTGCCCGTACAAGGTTCGTCGTTTCAACTACCTCGACTGGCGTGCCGAAGACTACCGCTTCGAAACCGCGAACCGCGAACTTGCGAAGCTGATCTTCAACCCAGAAGTAACGGTTCGAAATCGTGGTGTCATGGAGAAGTGCACTTACTGCGTGCAGCGAATCCAGAACACCAAGATCGAAGCCCGAGCCGAACGCCGTCCGATCGGTGCCAACGAAATCAAAACCGCTTGCCAGGAAGCTTGCTCTTCCCAAGCGATCGAGTTTGGTGACCTGAACAATGAAGAGAGCAGCGTCGCCAAGGCCCACGCGAATCCCCGGGCTTACGCGATGCTAGTTGAACTCAACACCAAACCACGTACTCGCTACTTGGCCAAGATCCGCAATCCGCACCCATGGCTGGCCCCAGAGATTCCGCAAGGGCATGGGGGTCACGGTGGAGAGGAACATGGCCACGAGCACGGAGAAGACGAGCACGCCCATCCTACCAGCGAACACGCTGAGGGCGAAAAAGCGGAAGAGCATCCAATGGAAAAGGCGGAAGAGAAGCACTAA
- a CDS encoding cytochrome c3 family protein has translation MDRFLFPRWVNKFVPLMIGVLLIGGAYGGTVLFVASSPEILNRGYQPKQPVPFSHKLHAGRLKMDCRYCHNTVEKAAHAAVPPTSTCGNCHSGKDAAGVTPYASVLPDSVALEPVRDSLATGDSIDWKRVHNLPDFVYFNHSAHVTRGVSCVECHGRVDRMDVVTVVEPISMSWCLECHRDHTSHIRPVDEVTNLDWVPDGEAAVIGEKLSTELKIQPSTNCSTCHR, from the coding sequence ATGGACCGGTTTCTATTTCCCCGCTGGGTTAATAAGTTCGTTCCGCTGATGATCGGCGTGCTTCTGATAGGAGGCGCGTACGGTGGAACAGTGCTCTTCGTAGCCAGTTCTCCCGAGATCCTCAATCGCGGTTATCAACCAAAGCAACCGGTTCCCTTCAGCCACAAGCTGCACGCTGGTCGGCTGAAGATGGACTGTCGGTATTGCCATAACACCGTCGAAAAAGCCGCCCACGCGGCAGTCCCACCGACTTCGACCTGTGGTAACTGCCACAGTGGTAAAGACGCTGCTGGGGTCACGCCTTACGCTTCCGTCTTGCCAGACAGTGTCGCCTTGGAACCAGTGCGAGACAGCCTGGCCACAGGCGACTCGATCGATTGGAAACGCGTTCATAATCTGCCGGACTTTGTTTACTTCAATCACAGTGCTCACGTCACGCGTGGCGTCTCTTGCGTGGAATGCCACGGCCGAGTCGATCGCATGGACGTGGTAACGGTAGTAGAACCGATTTCGATGTCATGGTGCTTGGAATGCCACCGAGACCACACATCGCACATTCGTCCGGTCGACGAGGTGACGAATCTCGATTGGGTGCCGGACGGTGAAGCTGCCGTGATCGGCGAGAAACTCAGTACTGAGCTCAAAATTCAACCTTCCACCAACTGCTCGACTTGCCATCGATGA
- a CDS encoding response regulator transcription factor — protein sequence MSRPSILLVDDDDILRNRLTRALTSRGFDVYSAKTKEDAITQAEEAQPERAVLDLKMPETSGIEILKELLRVSPLTQTVILTGYGSITNAVEAVRLGAINYLTKPADADEILAAFQNREAETPSVEPQNYNPQSLAEAEWEHIHRVLNDCGGNLSEAARLLDIPRRTLQRKLKKLAP from the coding sequence ATGTCGCGACCTTCGATCCTCCTCGTCGATGACGACGACATCTTGCGAAATCGATTGACGCGAGCCCTCACGTCACGTGGTTTCGATGTCTACTCGGCCAAGACGAAGGAAGACGCCATCACGCAGGCCGAGGAAGCTCAACCAGAACGAGCAGTCCTTGACTTGAAGATGCCAGAAACTTCTGGAATCGAAATTCTGAAGGAGCTCCTACGGGTATCACCACTTACGCAGACGGTCATCCTTACCGGATATGGAAGCATTACCAACGCGGTCGAAGCGGTGCGATTGGGTGCAATAAACTACCTGACCAAACCAGCCGACGCAGACGAAATACTCGCAGCCTTCCAGAATCGCGAGGCGGAAACACCCAGCGTCGAGCCACAGAATTACAATCCGCAATCTCTCGCCGAAGCAGAATGGGAGCACATTCATCGTGTCCTAAACGATTGCGGTGGCAACCTTTCCGAAGCTGCGAGACTGCTCGATATTCCGCGCCGAACGCTGCAACGAAAGCTGAAGAAATTAGCCCCATGA
- a CDS encoding ATP-binding protein — protein MPQTNHFDNSPYLLEGRKARLTINTAWLIKLRWVAAFGQWFTIAVVMFLFGIQVRWQPLAVIIFLTASSNLLFTYLFEQLRARDLKSLTAWETLLFAVMLMDLGFLTAMLYFTGGISNPFSVFYLVNVALAAIVLTPKNTGILALITVGCIGLLLLASYPLPFLGRWQIENLDHSGIPVHVLLAGSSMALVTCAMVVVYFTTRLNVELQRKEANLRRTEMQQARSEKLEALGTLAAGAAHELSTPLATIAVVAKEVQRELETGDIPKEIKEDIGLIRSELDRCRTILDQMSTDAGQATGEPIVVISAEMLLEEVIQRIESQLRKRIQASTAKSTTEIKAPLHLLAQALRGLVKNALDATPGNAPVELALTARHSDMLITIRDHGTGMPPHILARIGEPFFTTKEPGSGTGLGVFLAKNVIEKLDGNVHIESVPDEGTTVVVSIPLVPSIRNGNSPPNLGRDA, from the coding sequence ATGCCGCAAACCAACCATTTTGATAACAGCCCCTATCTCCTGGAAGGGCGGAAGGCCCGGCTGACGATCAATACTGCCTGGCTGATCAAGCTCCGCTGGGTGGCCGCGTTCGGCCAATGGTTCACCATCGCGGTCGTGATGTTCCTATTCGGGATCCAGGTGCGTTGGCAGCCTCTTGCCGTCATTATATTTCTAACCGCCAGCAGTAACCTGCTTTTCACCTACCTTTTCGAGCAGTTGCGTGCCAGAGACCTGAAAAGTCTGACCGCGTGGGAGACACTGCTGTTCGCCGTGATGCTGATGGACCTCGGCTTTCTAACAGCGATGCTCTACTTTACAGGTGGGATATCTAACCCATTCTCCGTGTTCTACCTGGTCAATGTCGCCCTCGCAGCGATCGTGCTTACCCCCAAAAACACGGGAATCTTAGCCCTAATTACCGTTGGATGTATCGGGCTATTACTTCTCGCTAGTTATCCGCTCCCCTTCCTCGGTCGCTGGCAGATCGAAAACCTCGACCACAGCGGCATTCCCGTCCATGTACTGCTGGCCGGCTCTTCGATGGCCTTGGTAACGTGTGCCATGGTGGTCGTCTATTTTACCACCCGTTTGAATGTAGAACTGCAGCGCAAAGAAGCCAATCTCCGTCGCACGGAAATGCAGCAAGCCCGAAGCGAGAAGCTGGAAGCTTTGGGAACACTGGCCGCGGGGGCCGCGCACGAGCTCTCAACGCCGCTGGCTACCATTGCGGTGGTCGCGAAGGAAGTTCAGCGCGAACTGGAAACCGGAGATATTCCCAAAGAGATCAAAGAAGATATCGGCTTGATACGAAGCGAATTGGATCGGTGCCGAACCATTCTCGATCAGATGTCGACGGATGCCGGACAGGCTACGGGCGAACCAATCGTCGTCATTTCCGCAGAAATGCTGTTGGAAGAAGTGATTCAACGAATTGAATCACAGCTCCGCAAACGTATTCAAGCCTCGACGGCAAAATCAACTACTGAGATAAAAGCGCCCCTGCACTTGTTAGCCCAAGCACTTCGAGGACTGGTAAAGAATGCCTTGGACGCCACGCCTGGTAACGCGCCGGTTGAATTAGCTTTGACAGCAAGACATTCGGACATGCTGATTACGATTCGGGACCATGGGACTGGCATGCCACCTCATATTTTAGCCCGTATTGGGGAGCCATTCTTTACAACCAAAGAGCCCGGTTCGGGCACCGGATTGGGTGTTTTCCTAGCGAAGAATGTGATCGAAAAGCTTGATGGCAATGTTCATATCGAGTCGGTTCCGGACGAAGGAACCACCGTTGTGGTTTCGATTCCTCTTGTTCCCTCCATACGAAACGGAAATTCCCCTCCAAATTTGGGACGTGATGCATAG
- a CDS encoding 3-deoxy-7-phosphoheptulonate synthase, which yields MHQTDNINVHRIEKLAPPSEIKSEFPSSEAAQDFVFESRQHVQNILAGEEERLIAVVGPCSIHNVDLALEYASRLKKLSDQVSDTMLVVMRVYFEKPRTTVGWKGLINDPHLDDTFDIAEGYRIARKLLVHLAESGLPAATEALEPVTPQYIADLISLASIGARTTESPTHRQMASGLSMPIGFKNGTDGDLQIALDAMMSSNAPHSFLGIDGEGATCVIHSKGNPWGHLILRGGRSGPNYSRESIADAIAHLEKRNQQPRLLVDCSHGNSLKDHTRQAAVWRDVLDQRMEGCRAIAGLMLESNLLPGNQKLGNDPSKLEYGISITDACIGWEETEQLLMEAHERLKSLVSA from the coding sequence ATGCACCAGACCGATAACATCAATGTTCATCGCATCGAAAAGCTCGCCCCACCTAGTGAGATCAAAAGCGAGTTTCCCAGTTCCGAAGCTGCCCAAGATTTCGTTTTCGAGAGTCGTCAACACGTTCAAAACATCTTAGCTGGTGAAGAAGAACGTTTGATCGCGGTCGTTGGTCCCTGTTCGATTCATAACGTCGATCTGGCGCTGGAGTATGCTTCGCGTCTTAAGAAGTTGTCGGATCAGGTCTCGGACACCATGCTTGTGGTTATGCGAGTCTATTTCGAGAAACCTCGAACCACGGTTGGTTGGAAAGGTTTGATCAACGATCCGCACCTCGACGACACATTCGATATCGCAGAGGGGTATCGGATTGCCCGCAAGTTGCTTGTTCATCTGGCTGAAAGCGGTCTACCAGCGGCTACCGAGGCACTTGAGCCGGTGACTCCGCAGTATATCGCCGATCTGATTTCGTTGGCTTCTATCGGTGCTCGGACTACTGAGTCTCCCACCCACCGACAGATGGCTAGTGGGTTGTCGATGCCGATCGGGTTCAAAAATGGAACCGATGGCGACTTGCAGATCGCGCTCGATGCGATGATGTCCTCGAACGCTCCGCACAGTTTCCTCGGCATTGACGGCGAAGGGGCTACCTGTGTGATTCACTCGAAGGGGAATCCGTGGGGCCACTTAATTTTGCGCGGCGGTCGTTCCGGCCCGAATTACTCGCGCGAATCGATCGCCGATGCAATCGCTCACCTAGAGAAGCGGAACCAGCAGCCTCGTCTTCTGGTCGATTGCAGCCACGGCAACTCGCTGAAGGATCACACGCGCCAAGCCGCCGTGTGGCGCGATGTCCTTGATCAGCGGATGGAAGGTTGCCGAGCAATCGCTGGACTAATGTTGGAGAGCAACTTGCTCCCCGGTAACCAGAAACTGGGAAACGACCCTTCCAAGCTCGAGTATGGAATCTCGATCACCGACGCATGTATCGGATGGGAAGAGACCGAGCAGTTGTTGATGGAAGCTCACGAACGCTTGAAGTCACTTGTCTCTGCTTAA
- a CDS encoding Rieske (2Fe-2S) protein codes for MSQFFQIATLADLPETGGRLVIVDEAWIGLFLSDGTVYAVDAMCPHAGANLAKGDVCDGVVLCPVHFWRFRLSDGRYLDADADRFNLKIYGVQIDGDAICVELSAEPKSVRLI; via the coding sequence GTGAGTCAGTTCTTCCAGATCGCAACGTTAGCCGACCTTCCAGAAACCGGGGGACGGCTGGTCATAGTCGACGAAGCTTGGATAGGGCTCTTTCTTTCGGATGGCACGGTCTACGCCGTTGATGCAATGTGCCCACACGCCGGAGCCAATTTAGCCAAAGGAGACGTCTGCGATGGCGTCGTCTTATGTCCCGTGCACTTTTGGCGATTTCGGCTCAGCGATGGGCGTTATCTCGACGCGGACGCCGATCGCTTTAACCTGAAAATCTACGGGGTACAGATCGACGGAGATGCGATCTGTGTCGAGTTGTCAGCGGAACCAAAGTCAGTTCGGTTAATTTAG
- a CDS encoding 3'(2'),5'-bisphosphate nucleotidase, whose translation MASDRDLQGQPIPLETSDMASSPFSEELRVAIDAVVEASKICRHIQSTEGFSELSKNDKSPVTVADFGSQAVVCKAIHEAFPGDPIIAEEDSAALRLPDQISVLERVVKEVKTLFPTASSDEVLSWIDQGVSRDAAPRTWTLDPIDGTKGFLRKEQYAVALALLVDGKVQVAALACPNLDTAESDEVGFVFSAIRGEGAFVAPLSNPNDRQPISTSDCTEANQARFCESVESGHSDHSWSSDIAKELGISRDSVRLDSQAKYAVVGRGEAEIYLRLPTKPGYVEKIWDHAAGCLVIEEAGGKVTDIHGHPLDFSKGALLAENQGVIATNGTLHDEVVAAVKKCNG comes from the coding sequence ATGGCGTCTGACCGCGATCTGCAAGGACAACCCATCCCCTTGGAAACGAGTGATATGGCCAGCAGCCCCTTTTCTGAAGAACTTCGTGTCGCGATCGATGCCGTTGTCGAAGCAAGCAAGATCTGCCGTCACATACAATCGACCGAAGGATTCTCGGAGCTGTCCAAGAATGACAAGAGCCCCGTCACCGTCGCCGACTTTGGCAGCCAGGCAGTGGTTTGTAAAGCAATTCACGAAGCGTTCCCGGGTGATCCTATCATTGCCGAAGAAGATTCGGCTGCCCTTCGACTACCAGACCAAATCTCGGTGCTGGAACGCGTTGTGAAAGAAGTTAAGACATTGTTCCCGACGGCATCCTCAGACGAGGTTCTTTCGTGGATCGATCAGGGAGTATCCCGCGACGCGGCACCGCGAACATGGACGCTCGATCCAATCGATGGAACCAAGGGCTTCTTACGTAAAGAACAGTATGCGGTCGCGTTAGCATTGCTCGTCGATGGCAAGGTGCAGGTTGCAGCGCTCGCATGTCCCAACCTCGACACCGCCGAAAGTGACGAAGTCGGTTTTGTCTTTTCCGCGATTCGTGGCGAAGGAGCATTTGTCGCTCCTCTCTCCAATCCAAACGATCGTCAGCCGATCTCCACGTCGGATTGCACGGAAGCCAATCAGGCACGCTTCTGCGAGTCAGTCGAATCGGGACATAGCGATCATAGTTGGTCCTCCGACATCGCGAAGGAATTGGGAATCTCACGCGATTCGGTTCGCCTCGACAGCCAAGCCAAGTATGCCGTCGTGGGACGTGGTGAGGCGGAGATCTATCTTCGCTTGCCTACCAAGCCTGGCTATGTCGAAAAAATTTGGGATCACGCGGCTGGCTGTCTGGTTATCGAAGAAGCCGGCGGCAAGGTGACGGATATCCATGGCCATCCGCTCGATTTCTCGAAGGGAGCCTTGTTGGCCGAGAACCAAGGAGTGATCGCCACCAATGGTACGCTTCATGACGAAGTCGTGGCTGCTGTGAAGAAGTGCAACGGCTAA
- a CDS encoding SMP-30/gluconolactonase/LRE family protein gives MQTYQAQCVFDIQATLGEGPSWDATSQKLLWVDIENSLVNRFDPTTGTNESWTVEKECSFAIATSKGDIVVGTRYGIVRLDPESGSITKVANPDTNSETNRFNDAKCDPRGRLFAGTISDTRTPGDANCYRFDSKFNYVTVVPGVVNSNGLCWSPNQKIFYYIDTATRKVDAFDYEIETGDITNRRTVVDIPESMGIGKPDGMTIDSEGMLWTGMWGGASVCRWNPESGELIGKIEMPCPNVTSCCFGGEKLDRLYITTPRKGLNDDQLKQFPNAGGLFVCEPGVAGGPTFPFAG, from the coding sequence ATGCAAACCTATCAGGCTCAGTGCGTTTTCGATATTCAAGCCACGCTCGGCGAAGGCCCCTCTTGGGATGCTACGAGCCAAAAGCTCCTGTGGGTCGATATCGAAAACAGCCTCGTCAATCGTTTCGATCCCACAACTGGCACCAATGAATCGTGGACGGTCGAAAAGGAGTGCAGCTTCGCGATTGCGACTTCCAAGGGGGATATCGTCGTGGGTACTCGCTACGGCATCGTACGGTTGGATCCGGAAAGTGGCAGTATCACGAAGGTCGCGAATCCAGATACAAACTCTGAGACCAATCGCTTCAACGATGCTAAGTGTGATCCCCGTGGGCGATTGTTTGCTGGAACGATCTCCGACACGCGAACACCTGGCGATGCGAATTGTTATCGGTTTGATAGCAAGTTTAACTACGTGACCGTCGTGCCCGGCGTTGTGAATAGCAACGGTCTGTGCTGGTCGCCTAATCAGAAGATCTTCTACTACATCGATACAGCCACACGAAAAGTCGATGCTTTCGACTACGAGATCGAAACGGGCGACATCACAAACCGCCGGACAGTCGTCGACATTCCTGAATCGATGGGCATCGGTAAGCCCGATGGAATGACGATCGATAGCGAGGGGATGCTGTGGACCGGCATGTGGGGCGGAGCCTCCGTTTGTCGTTGGAACCCGGAAAGTGGCGAGCTAATAGGTAAGATCGAGATGCCTTGTCCCAACGTCACCTCATGCTGCTTTGGTGGTGAGAAACTAGACCGTTTGTACATCACAACGCCACGAAAAGGTTTAAACGACGATCAACTGAAACAGTTCCCCAACGCAGGTGGCCTGTTCGTATGCGAGCCAGGAGTAGCCGGCGGACCGACGTTCCCGTTTGCGGGGTGA
- a CDS encoding ankyrin repeat domain-containing protein, with protein sequence MAINRTARDEPRDQTVHDAAANDSDHLQQLLRKNPQLRDAPGWFGRSPLHVAASAANEKSVKILLNAGADANRPEGLHQDTALAYAVTADSADCVRLLLRGGADPNRRGARGQTPIFLSRSLQVLNQLVEAGAKLDVVDANGDSPIQACASYTGSLEVLRFWVERGADLDAEPVVGWPPLIGIVSTAIPLAKRSESERLEMITWLLDHGASINVQDNQGMTALAYAAENYQHLPQCVQLLLERGADPNLPRKSQETPLHLATQRGYLDVVQMLVTYGADPSVPNIHQVYPLDLSGNHDEIRVLLEPITHKQLRPVPTSEAVVDRLKTIPRYAEVAFQGCTEEEINALEERLHVSLPQSYRAFLRTMGHGVDDFMVSDRWTFTIDDLPKIARDKEYEDFCDLPENYFVFADRSGYWWVFFILDGINEDPPVYGFDDGEDRTYRQVARSVWEFVESLVIDYEHWFKDEAK encoded by the coding sequence ATGGCGATCAACCGAACCGCACGCGATGAGCCTAGAGATCAGACCGTCCACGATGCGGCAGCAAACGATTCGGATCACTTGCAGCAATTGTTGCGAAAGAATCCCCAGCTTAGGGACGCACCTGGTTGGTTTGGTAGAAGCCCGCTTCATGTCGCGGCAAGTGCCGCGAACGAGAAGTCAGTCAAAATTCTTTTGAACGCGGGAGCCGATGCCAATCGTCCGGAGGGTTTGCATCAAGACACGGCTCTAGCCTATGCAGTCACCGCCGACTCGGCGGATTGTGTGCGATTGTTGTTACGCGGCGGGGCAGATCCCAATCGCCGAGGAGCACGCGGACAGACGCCTATTTTCTTATCGCGATCCTTGCAAGTTTTGAATCAACTTGTCGAGGCAGGAGCGAAGCTAGATGTGGTCGACGCGAACGGAGATTCACCGATTCAAGCGTGTGCCAGCTATACCGGTTCGCTAGAGGTCTTGCGATTCTGGGTTGAGCGAGGCGCCGACCTCGACGCTGAACCGGTCGTCGGTTGGCCGCCACTGATTGGCATTGTTTCAACAGCGATTCCACTTGCCAAGCGAAGTGAGAGTGAACGCCTCGAAATGATTACGTGGCTGCTCGACCATGGGGCTTCTATCAACGTGCAGGATAACCAGGGGATGACGGCCCTCGCATACGCTGCTGAGAATTACCAACATTTGCCCCAATGCGTGCAGCTACTGCTCGAGCGCGGTGCCGACCCTAACTTGCCGCGAAAGTCACAAGAGACGCCACTTCACCTTGCGACGCAGCGGGGTTACTTGGATGTCGTGCAGATGCTTGTCACATATGGAGCAGATCCGAGTGTCCCGAACATTCACCAAGTTTATCCTCTTGATCTTTCTGGCAATCATGATGAAATCCGAGTGCTTCTTGAGCCAATAACGCACAAACAACTGCGTCCCGTACCGACGTCCGAAGCAGTGGTTGATCGTTTAAAAACAATTCCGAGGTATGCAGAAGTTGCCTTTCAAGGTTGTACGGAAGAAGAGATCAACGCGTTAGAAGAACGTCTGCACGTTTCCCTACCGCAATCTTACCGAGCTTTCCTGCGGACGATGGGCCATGGAGTTGATGACTTCATGGTTTCCGATCGTTGGACGTTTACGATCGACGACCTTCCGAAGATTGCCCGTGACAAGGAGTACGAAGACTTCTGTGATCTGCCGGAGAATTATTTCGTCTTCGCCGATCGAAGCGGCTACTGGTGGGTGTTCTTCATTCTCGATGGTATTAATGAAGATCCACCGGTTTATGGGTTTGATGACGGGGAAGATCGGACTTACCGGCAAGTCGCCCGCAGCGTCTGGGAGTTTGTCGAGTCGCTGGTAATCGACTACGAGCATTGGTTCAAAGACGAAGCGAAGTGA